In the Pelmatolapia mariae isolate MD_Pm_ZW linkage group LG10_11, Pm_UMD_F_2, whole genome shotgun sequence genome, CTACCATATGTTTTGAAGACagacaaaatgcaaagattccTACATATTTCACTCATATTTCAGACTTTATTACCTGATGTTAACAGTGGACTCAGTCAAACAGAGAGTGAAACCATCATGAAACCTTTTTCTTGTTTCTAGTAGAACGCTGTCTAGATGAACGTTGTTGTTTAGTGTTAGTATGTGCAGATTTAACGTCACATTCTGTCTCATTCCTGCAGAAAAAGGAGCAGCAGAGAAGGGCTCCTCCCAGGTATAGCAGTCCTGCGGACACCCAGCCGATGAAGAGTGAAGCTCCCAGATGCCTCCTTTGATCGTTTGCCAGGTCAGGGTTGAACATATCACTTACGATGGCGTGTGTGGTCCAGTGGACAGGCAGGGCCACCAAGCTAGCTGCAATGAGTAACAACACTCCAGAAGCTATATCCGCTTTGGTCTTTTGCCTTGCGTCTGGTATAAAGTTGGTGCACTTGGCCCCAACCACACCAAGCACAATCCCAAAGAACTGGATGATGATAGCAAAAACGATGAGCACTCTGGCATCCTGCAGGTCTTGAGGTAAGGTGAGCATAGAATCATACTCTTTGCACTCCATCTCATCTGTAGTCAGCAGAATGCAGTTCACCCACAAACCCTCAAAGATCACATAAGTAGTGGCAATGTCAGCACTAATGAAGTCTGAGACTTTCCACAATGGGAGGAAACAGATAACTATTGTCCCTAGAACACCAATGATGGCTGCGACCAAACCCAGAATCTGTCTGCAGCTAACTGCCATGATGAAGCTCTGTTGATCTCTTCAAGGAGAAAATGTAGTAAGAGAGTTTTGTAAGAGAAGAGTTCAGCAGGTATTAGTTTTTATTGTCCACACAGAGGAGAAGTCGACTCTGGTTTTCTTTCCTACTGATTAGAGAGTGCTAAAGGAGGTGACAGAGGAGGAGTTTTCTAGCATGAGAAGAAACAGGTTTGTAAAGAAATCTCACCCAACCAGCTTGTTTCAACTGTCTGTGATACGGACAGTTGAGTTTCACATGTGAATACAAAGGCTGATATCACAAAATCAGAAAAATGCAGACATGCAAAATGGTAATTATGAACAATCGGGGTTCAAATACTGGTGGAGGCATACAAGGCACACATCCAGTAGGGGTCCCCAAGGTAGGCTACCTTAGCTTACCTTAAATGTAAACAGGGGGGACTCTGTTAAATagtgagtgtgtatatatatatatatatatatatatatatatatatatatatatatatatatatatatatatatatatatatatatatatatatatatatatatatatatatatatatatatatatatatatatatatatatatatatatatatatatatatatatatatataaaaatgacagTGATGACTAGAAGTAACTACCCAACTCTGTACTAAGTCACAAAACTACTAAATTAGCTGCAAATGTTGCGAgttaaaattgtttaaaaaaaaaaaaaaaaaaaccccattgtTATATATTATCTGAGCCGATATTTTATGTTAATAGGCTAACATGTAACAATCTGCCAATCTGTTTTAATCGGATTCTTTTTAAAGCTGAAATATAAACTGTCACATATTATAAATGTACTCATATTTACTTGCGCTGTCTTGTTTCATCGAATATAAGCTTTGCGTTAATTTTTAATGATAAGGTTGATCCATGAAAATGCATTTTGACATAACTTTGATCAAAATAACTCAcctttgttttgtctgcttaATACAACTGGTGTCTTGAAAAAAACGGAGACAAGTCTGACAAGTCTGTGAGCTGATAATAACTTTAACTTAGTATGTGACGTTCTTTAACAAATGTTGTGTAAATATTTGTTAGGAATATGGGGTTTTTCCTTACACTCTCATTCTTTAATGCAAAAATCtaccaaacaaaataaaaataaaaaatacatttttagccTGTTTGGCAGCAAGGATTTACCACAAAAGCTGTAAAGATTCTTTCACAAACACTCCCAAAACCAGATTTAGTGTTAGAATTTCTTTATCGTTTGACATTATTGTAATTATTCTTGCTAacataatgatattatataCTCATAAATGCCAGTCTTAAATTATATTGGCATATAATcgtacacagaaaaaaaacattgatcaaTAACAAATCAAAGGAAAAGTAAGttcaaacaacacatttaaatcaaTTACTTTATCATTATTAATCAAATTTATATCATTCAAATTTGATAttaaactgttttaaatgtgcatGCTTTAAATTCCACAGatataagagaaaaaaatgtttaagtaTGTCTGTGTTACTaatataaaacaacataaatgGAAAAAGATGTATAGCAAAATTGTGTAAATACAAGAAAATATATActggtaaaagaaagaaaggcaagTTTTATGTGTTGAAACTAGTTTGttttaaatctatttaaatatattctgtAAGTGGTTTTCAGATGTGGTTTATTGGTTTTAATCAGTGGTGGGATTGGTATTTTCGTTAGTGAACACAATGAATT is a window encoding:
- the LOC134635259 gene encoding claudin-4-like → MAVSCRQILGLVAAIIGVLGTIVICFLPLWKVSDFISADIATTYVIFEGLWVNCILLTTDEMECKEYDSMLTLPQDLQDARVLIVFAIIIQFFGIVLGVVGAKCTNFIPDARQKTKADIASGVLLLIAASLVALPVHWTTHAIVSDMFNPDLANDQRRHLGASLFIGWVSAGLLYLGGALLCCSFFCRNETECDVKSAHTNTKQQRSSRQRSTRNKKKVS